The Panacibacter microcysteis DNA window GAGATATTGTTGAACTGGTATTCCCGGTTATTAATATCAAACTGAACGTACCTGCTTACAGGATAAATATCTTTCTTTGAAAAATGCAGCCTCACTGCAATACTGTCTTTAAAACCAAATACCACCCCATCCGTGCCCCCGGCTTTAATGCAAAGACCTTTAAAATAATTCCTGAATGTTGACGGCGCTTTTACATATTCATCAGCTTGCTGCAACATACTCAGCCATTCTTTTCCCAGTTCGTCTGACAGCCTGATGCTTATACTGTCTGCCTGGATGGGTCTTAGTAAAACATCGGTTGCTGCCAGTGGGTCATTATAAGTTGCAAAACCTGTTGTATTGTACATGTATGAACCTTCTGCATACGCCAGGTTTTGCGCCAGCCTGTACACACTTAATGCCACAGGCTTTGTTGTATCTCCATACCAGGTTTTGTTTAAAAACAAAACAAGCTCCAGGGAGTCGAATGTTGTTAACTGAAAAGTATCTGCAAATGCGGGTGGTGCTATTTCTATAAAAGACTTTGCTTTTACAACACCAAAATAAGGATCGGTGTAAACACCAGTCAATCCTGTGGCTTTGTTGTTGGTTATAAAAGAATCGATGTAAACAGTGGCAACATCTACCGTAACAGAATCTGTTTTTACAACGTATGTATGTGTGTTGTCCAGGAGCGCTTCACCAAAATTAATATCTGCTTTCTTACATGCGTGCATAAAAAGCAAACAGCCAAATACAGGAAAGAAATAATGAACCCGGCTTTGGGTAAATATATGCAGCTGTTGTTGCGTCGCACTCTTCAACTGTTGAAGCGCTATGCAGCAAACGCGAAGATTATAGCGTAGTCTGCGTTTACGTGCAGAAAGCCTGGTCTTTGCTGCCATAATATTTAACCAACACCATGCAGACAACAAAAAGTACAGGCAGCTTGCATAAACCATTTTGTACACGCAGCGTGCCCTGCTGAAAATTGCTGATGCAGTACAAGAGTGCGACGCAACAGGTGCATCATACATGTACTGCTGCATGGTTACAAATAAAAAAAAGCACCATACTGCAACGGCTACAGAAAGAAAAAAAGCGCCCGGTAAAATATTTAACATGCGCAATGATACCTGCACATGTTGTTACAGATTTGTTACTATGTATAAACTCCGGTGGAATGCCTACCATCGTTTGCTATTTAACGATGAAGACATGCAGCATACATACACACATGCTGAAATGCAATGCTGCAAAGGTTTTCGCGGTAGTAGACAAACGTTGCCTGTTTGAAGTGAAAAAGCGTTTACATATCTGTTTTAACAAAATGAAGCAACGCACTGCAAATAATTTGGCGGCAAAACAAAATGCATGATGACAAAAAGCAAGTACTGTTTAGCAGCATTACTGGTATTACTACAGGCTACAGGATGCACAAAAGATACATCTACTACAGATGATGAAGATGACGGTAACTGGATCAAACGTTCAACATTTGAAGGTGTGGCAAGATCGGAAGCAGTTGCATTTGTAATAAACGATCTTGCATATGTTGGTACCGGCTATGATGGCGAAGAGCGGTTACAGGACTTCTGGTCTTATAATGCCGCACTCAATTCCTGGGAGCAAAAAGCAACATTTCCCGGCGTTGCACGCAGTTCTGCAGCCGGCTTTTCAACAGGCACCAACGGCTACATAGCTACAGGTTATGACGGAACCAATAAACTGAAAGATTGCTGGCAATATAATGCAACCTCCAACGAATGGGTACAAAAGGCCGACTTTGGCGGCAGTGCACGCTACGATGCAGTGGCAGCAGGCATTTCAGGGCAGGGATTCATCAGCAGCGGGTGGGATGGCAACTATCGGAAAGACCTTTGGCAATATGATCCTTCTGCTGATACATGGACACAAAAAGTGAGTCTGAGCGGTGATAAAAGACAGGCGGCGGTTTGCTTTGTACACGACAATAAATTATACGTTGGCCTGGGGCAAGACAATGGTACTACCGTAAACGACCTGCATGAATACGACCCTGCTACGGAAACATGGACAGAAAAAAGAAAACTTACCAGTATAAGCGATGAGAGTTATGATGATGATTACAGTGACATTGTGCGCTACAATGCTGTAGCGTTTGTTATTGGTGACAAAGCGTATGTAACAACCGGTACAAACGGAAGCCTTACAAATAAAACCTGGGAGTATGATTTTAGCACCGATACATGGTCGAGAAAAACAGCCTTTGAGCGAAGCAGCAGAACAGGTGCTGTAGCATTTACCATACAAGACCGCGGCTTTGTTACCACAGGTAACTCAGGCAGCAGTTATTATGATGATCTGAATGAATTTAACCCTGCTCAAACATATGAGGAAAACGATTAAAGGAGCGAAACTGCTCTTGCTTATTGCAGGCATAATACTAGCGTCATGTACAGCAAAAGATAAAACAAACATGGATGACAGGCTGCGCATAAATGCGATTGCCGTGCCTGCTAAAAAAGGCTGGGGTTATGAAATATATGTTGATAACAAATTATTCATTAAACAGGACCATATACCTGCCATAAGCGGCAACCATTCTTTTGCTGGTAAGGCAGATGCCATAAAGACCGCAAACATGGTTATTGCAAAAATGAAGGAAGGCAAAAAGCCTGTTCTTACAACAGATGAGCTGACACGGGCCGGCATACACATGGCGAACTGATCATGTGGACCACCAATGATAAACCCCGCAAATGCGGGGTTTATTTTTAACTAAAAAGGTAATC harbors:
- a CDS encoding Kelch repeat-containing protein, whose product is MMTKSKYCLAALLVLLQATGCTKDTSTTDDEDDGNWIKRSTFEGVARSEAVAFVINDLAYVGTGYDGEERLQDFWSYNAALNSWEQKATFPGVARSSAAGFSTGTNGYIATGYDGTNKLKDCWQYNATSNEWVQKADFGGSARYDAVAAGISGQGFISSGWDGNYRKDLWQYDPSADTWTQKVSLSGDKRQAAVCFVHDNKLYVGLGQDNGTTVNDLHEYDPATETWTEKRKLTSISDESYDDDYSDIVRYNAVAFVIGDKAYVTTGTNGSLTNKTWEYDFSTDTWSRKTAFERSSRTGAVAFTIQDRGFVTTGNSGSSYYDDLNEFNPAQTYEEND
- a CDS encoding DUF4907 domain-containing protein translates to MRKTIKGAKLLLLIAGIILASCTAKDKTNMDDRLRINAIAVPAKKGWGYEIYVDNKLFIKQDHIPAISGNHSFAGKADAIKTANMVIAKMKEGKKPVLTTDELTRAGIHMAN
- a CDS encoding DUF4270 family protein, which codes for MHACKKADINFGEALLDNTHTYVVKTDSVTVDVATVYIDSFITNNKATGLTGVYTDPYFGVVKAKSFIEIAPPAFADTFQLTTFDSLELVLFLNKTWYGDTTKPVALSVYRLAQNLAYAEGSYMYNTTGFATYNDPLAATDVLLRPIQADSISIRLSDELGKEWLSMLQQADEYVKAPSTFRNYFKGLCIKAGGTDGVVFGFKDSIAVRLHFSKKDIYPVSRYVQFDINNREYQFNNISTDRQGTAISTISSANNELSSGATNNTGYMQYITGTLVKLRFPYLRNLLQLNGFTALSAAELRIKPVAGSFNAVYPLPPTLRLSTTDGTNTFQSDITTSVSGTEEVQTGSLTIDELYGINTYYSYDVTAYINYLLGLSENNRNGLLIAPVSDDVATSFSRLLVQDNQAQSYRTELILYYLSVQ